The following proteins are co-located in the Dromiciops gliroides isolate mDroGli1 chromosome 2, mDroGli1.pri, whole genome shotgun sequence genome:
- the ADAM8 gene encoding disintegrin and metalloproteinase domain-containing protein 8, which translates to MCGPRRHNCLFGLVLVLVVSPSDSLGLPGLSAHLPLVDPLPHAEQYEIVYPLRVPIPRARRDLSSAPTLYPENLHYVLGMEGSNFTLHLRRNRDLMGASYTETYTLANGTEVTEKPDDAEAQDHCFYQGHVEGHQDSAASISACQGIRGFFRMGSAVHLIEPLEAHGHEGRHAIYRAEHLIQKLVTCGVSNTTLEEDLEPRMAAAQKPRHWKSGAVSKNTRYVELFVVVDHAEYLMFKSREDIRSRVKEIVNHVDKLYQELNFRVVLIGLEIWDRGDKAQISSNPESTLDNFLRWRSRELVPRKKHDNAQLITGVDFEKTTVGLARVASMCSESSGAVNQDHHVNPIGVASTIAHEMGHNLGMDHDENIPGCYCHEHKQKGGCIMAASLSSVFPKVFSTCSKSNLENFVGSNVFQASCLTNLPNLEEIYGGPRCGNRFVERGEECDCGLPEECTNRCCNATTCRLVTGAMCAHGECCHECQVVPAGQICREVQDTCDLPEYCDGRRGECPENVFQENGTPCEDGYCYNGVCPTYQRQCQALWGEGASVASDKCFQLNVQAPCSASTPSRWSSNKCGVLHCSGGTVTHRAYCMISLGAAQCIMATKGKDGEPFETVATGTKCGKGMVCYNGRCQDLSVYGAKNCSSQCNGHGVCNHKRECHCEPGWAPPSCQQEVSCVTSGARGMLAAVLVTLAVLALLIIGAFVLYKRRMLPRFQKRKIGTEAPSGLSNPMFQEGGGCRAPAPASAAPAVQHPKPRSAPPTPPAAGGPQTAFRVPVYTRQAPPQETKPPPPSKPLPELKPKVVKPTSGPPPPPPVKPPAMTALKPQGAGPKVALMPPVQRR; encoded by the exons ATGTGCGGGCCCCGCCGCCACAACTGCCTTTTTGGCCTCGTCCTGGTCCTTGTCGTGAGCCCGTCGGACTCCCTGGGGCTCCCtg GACTCTCTGCCCATCTGCCTCTAGTTGACCCCTTGCCCCATGCGGAGCAGTATGAAATTGTATATCCATTGAGGGTGCCCATCCCCAGGGCCCGGAGAGACCTTTCCTCAGCTCCG ACACTGTATCCAGAAAACCTCCACTATGTCCTGGGTATGGAAGGAAGCAACTTCACCCTGCACCTGCGCAGGAACAG GGACTTGATGGGAGCCAGCTACACAGAGACCTATACCTTGGCCAATGGCACCGAGGTGACCGAGAAGCCTGATGACGCGGAG GCCCAGGACCACTGCTTCTACCAAGGCCACGTTGAGGGACACCAGGACTCGGCAGCAAGTATCAGCGCCTGCCAAGGGATCAG GGGATTCTTCCGGATGGGCTCGGCTGTCCATCTCATCGAGCCCCTGGAGGCCCATGGGCACGAGGGCAGACACGCCATCTACAGAGCAGAGCATCTCATTCAGAAGCTAGTGACGTGTGGGGTCAGCAACACCACCCTGGAGGAAGACCTGGAGCCCAGGATGGCAGCCGCCCAAAAACCTCGACACTGG AAATCGGGGGCTGTCTCAAAGAACACGCGCTACGTGGAGCTCTTTGTGGTTGTGGATCATGCTGAG TACCTGATGTTTAAGAGCCGCGAGGACATTCGGAGTCGCGTGAAAGAGATCGTGAATCATGTGGACAAG CTCTATCAGGAGCTCAATTTCCGCGTGGTCCTCATTGGCCTTGAGATATGGGATCGTGGGGACAAGGCCCAGATCAGCAGCAACCCCGAATCCACACTGGACAACTTCCTCAGGTGGCGCAGCCGGGAGCTCGTCCCCCGAAAGAAGCACGACAACGCCCAGCTGATCAC GGGTGTGGATTTTGAAAAAACAACGGTAGGGCTGGCCCGAGTGGCCTCCATGTGTTCTGAGAGCTCCGGGGCTGTGAACCAG GACCACCATGTCAATCCCATTGGGGTGGCGTCAACCATCGCTCACGAGATGGGTCACAACCTCGGCATGGACCATGATGAGAACATCCCCGGCTGCTACTGTCATGAGCACAAGCAGAAGGGGGGGTGCATCATGGCAGCCAGCCTCAG CTCTGTCTTCCCCAAAGTATTCAGCACCTGCAGCAAGAGCAACCTGGAGAACTTTGTGGGAAGCAATGTCTTCCAAGCGAGCTGCCTAACCAACCTTCCAAATCTGGAGGAGATCTATGGAGGGCCCAGATGTGGAAACCGATTTGTGGAGCGAGGGGAGGAGTGTGACTGTGGCCTCCCAGAG GAGTGCACAAACCGCTGCTGTAACGCCACGACATGCAGGCTGGTCACGGGAGCCATGTGTGCTCATGGAGAATGTTGTCATGAGTGTCAG GTGGTGCCCGCCGGGCAGATCTGCCGTGAGGTGCAGGACACGTGTGACCTGCCTGAATATTGTGATGGCCGGCGGGGAGAGTGTCCCGAGAATGTCTTCCAAGAAAATGGCACTCCCTGTGAGGATGGCTACTGTTACAATGGAGTCTGCCCAACCTACCAGAGGCAGTGCCAGGCCCTCTGGGGCGAGG GTGCTTCCGTGGCCTCTGACAAGTGCTTCCAGCTCAATGTACAGGCCCCCTGCTCAGCCTCCACACCATCTCGATGGAG CTCCAACAAGTGTGGGGTCCTGCACTGTTCTGGGGGAACCGTCACCCACAGGGCCTACTGCATGATCAGCCTGGGGGCTGCACAATGTATCATGGCGACCAAGGGGAAAGATGGGGAGCCTTTTGAGACAGTGGCCACCGGGACCAAGTGCGGCAAGGGGATG GTTTGCTACAACGGGCGTTGTCAGGACCTCAGCGTCTATGGGGCCAAGAACTGCTCTAGTCAGTGCAATGGTCACGGG GTTTGCAACCACAAGAGGGAATGCCACTGTGAGCCAGGCTGGGCTCCGCCATCCTGCCAGCAGGAAGTGtcttgtgtgacctcag GGGCCCGAGGGATGCTGGCAGCCGTGCTGGTGACGCTGGCTGTGCTCGCCCTGCTGATCATTGGAGCCTTTGTCCTCTACAAGCGTCGAATGCTGCCCCGCTTCCAGAAGAG GAAAATTGGGACAGAAGCCCCTTCTGGCCTCTCAAACCCCATGTTCCAAGAAGGTGGCGGCTGTAGGGCCCCTGCACCGGCATCTGCTGCCCCTGCTGTCCAGCACCCTAAACCCCGCTCTGCCCCACCTACA CCTCCTGCAGCAGGCGGACCCCAGACAGCCTTCAGAGTGCCTGTGTACACCAGGCAGGCCCCTCCTCAGGAG ACCAAGCCCCCACCGCCCAGCAAGCCCCTGCCCGAGCTGAAGCCTAAG GTGGTCAAGCCAACTTCTggtcctccaccaccaccacctgtgAAGCCTCCAGCTATGACTGCCCTGAAGCCCCAG gGAGCAGGTCCCAAGGTGGCTCTGATGCCACCAGTCCAGCGCAGGTGA